Proteins from one Streptomyces roseifaciens genomic window:
- a CDS encoding MFS transporter translates to MSLQTEPSPWRDSRFRVFAAGNLANNLGEGMYGFALPLLVLSYTGSLATMALLVAVSPLVITVAGPFLGHVVDRYGSRVLVVPGLLLQLGASLALNFALLGGPAPVWSLYVAEALVQIGAVSYRAGWLAGIPAMFPDSTGRSRGSLTVLFQTSLILGPALASLLVGPLGYTGLLWLNSATFLAPLVVWFLGVNPVAGQKRYQSAPVSFVASLRAGLRIFSRGEKMGTLLLLMVPASFTFSTGTTALFVFLARDVLDASPSSIGVALAVANVGGLTGALITAEIPRWKIRTVTVLGLASAGGGLLLIASGAGLVAATAALTVFFVCENVIAVATEMEMFSSVPPELIGRATGMWRLATGLPTAAAPSAIAVLGGFLGPRAIFVVLAAVTVVPLAWLLGHRSALRYESPDSGAPAESAVSDNSV, encoded by the coding sequence GTGAGCCTGCAGACCGAGCCGAGTCCATGGCGGGATTCCCGGTTCCGGGTGTTCGCGGCGGGGAATCTGGCCAACAACCTCGGCGAGGGCATGTACGGCTTCGCCCTGCCCCTGCTGGTGCTGAGCTACACGGGCTCCCTCGCGACGATGGCCCTGCTGGTCGCGGTGTCCCCACTGGTGATCACCGTCGCGGGACCGTTCCTCGGCCACGTGGTCGACCGCTACGGCTCACGCGTCCTGGTGGTGCCCGGACTGCTGCTGCAGCTCGGTGCCTCGCTGGCCCTCAACTTCGCGCTGCTGGGCGGGCCCGCGCCCGTGTGGAGCCTGTACGTGGCGGAAGCGCTCGTGCAGATCGGGGCCGTCTCCTACCGGGCCGGCTGGCTCGCGGGGATCCCCGCCATGTTCCCGGACAGCACCGGGCGGTCCCGGGGATCGCTGACCGTGCTGTTCCAGACGAGCCTGATCCTCGGGCCGGCACTGGCCTCCCTGCTCGTCGGCCCGCTGGGCTACACCGGGCTGCTCTGGCTCAACAGCGCGACGTTCCTGGCCCCGCTCGTCGTGTGGTTCCTCGGGGTGAACCCGGTGGCCGGCCAGAAGCGGTACCAGTCGGCCCCGGTCTCCTTCGTCGCATCGCTGCGTGCCGGGCTGCGCATCTTCTCCCGCGGGGAGAAGATGGGCACGCTGCTGCTCCTGATGGTGCCCGCGAGCTTCACGTTCTCGACCGGCACCACCGCGCTCTTCGTCTTCCTGGCCCGCGACGTGCTGGACGCGTCGCCGAGCTCCATCGGCGTCGCCCTGGCCGTGGCCAACGTCGGCGGGCTCACCGGGGCCCTGATCACGGCCGAGATCCCCCGGTGGAAGATCCGCACCGTCACCGTGCTGGGCCTGGCCAGCGCCGGCGGGGGGCTGCTGCTCATCGCCTCCGGCGCGGGCCTCGTGGCGGCGACGGCGGCCCTCACCGTCTTCTTCGTCTGCGAGAACGTCATCGCGGTGGCCACGGAGATGGAGATGTTCAGCTCCGTACCGCCCGAGCTGATCGGACGGGCCACCGGGATGTGGCGGCTGGCAACGGGACTTCCGACCGCCGCGGCCCCTTCGGCGATCGCGGTCCTCGGCGGATTCCTCGGCCCTCGGGCGATCTTCGTGGTTCTCGCCGCGGTCACCGTCGTACCGCTGGCCTGGCTGCTCGGCCACCGCTCGGCGCTGCGCTACGAGAGCCCGGACTCCGGGGCCCCCGCCGAATCCGCGGTGTCCGACAACTCGGTGTGA
- a CDS encoding TetR/AcrR family transcriptional regulator has product MSPKQQRGEATADLLLTTALRVYAEAGRQGFTVNAVTAASGVSLGSLYHHFGSFDGLAAALYTRCMEQLLDEIVGAVKRSRTARTGVRALVLAYLRFTEEHRDAALFIHASAYSGYLAAHAEEIRAAKAAKLSGLGEWLRPRMEAGEIITMPPALIEVLVMGPVAEAARRWLASTYDDIDLAEAARILPDSIWRSLRPT; this is encoded by the coding sequence ATGTCTCCCAAGCAACAACGTGGCGAAGCGACCGCCGACCTGCTGCTGACCACCGCGTTGCGCGTGTACGCGGAGGCGGGCCGGCAGGGCTTCACGGTCAACGCCGTCACGGCCGCCAGCGGCGTCAGCCTGGGCAGTCTCTACCACCACTTCGGCAGCTTCGACGGACTGGCGGCCGCGCTCTACACCCGGTGCATGGAGCAACTGCTCGACGAGATCGTAGGCGCCGTGAAGCGCTCGCGCACCGCACGCACCGGCGTCCGCGCGCTCGTCCTGGCCTACCTGCGCTTCACCGAAGAGCACCGGGACGCCGCGCTGTTCATCCACGCCTCCGCCTACTCCGGCTACCTGGCGGCGCACGCCGAGGAGATCCGTGCGGCCAAGGCCGCCAAGCTGAGCGGCCTCGGCGAGTGGCTGCGGCCGCGCATGGAGGCCGGCGAGATCATCACGATGCCGCCGGCCCTGATCGAGGTCCTGGTCATGGGCCCGGTCGCGGAGGCCGCGCGCCGCTGGCTGGCCAGCACCTACGACGACATCGACCTGGCCGAGGCGGCACGCATTCTGCCCGACAGCATCTGGCGTTCCTTGCGCCCGACCTGA
- a CDS encoding alpha/beta hydrolase, translating to MTLLSPVAARRASAAGLALTACLTAAPAAFASARTAPVAQPSAAPPEAGLDRYYQQRLDWRSCIKGPDDTTGRDLDKAGAQCADVTVPLDYADPRGRTITVAISRLKATDTRHRVGPLLINFGGPGGPALGDPPDMRKAMKDVGARYDIIGMDPRAVGRSTPLDCHWPVGHSIYSAGLGREGFDRQVALHKDLAAKCRATNASMLPHINTRNTARDMDVIRGALGERKISYLGYSYGTYLGTVYTQLFPGRYDRMVLDGAIDPRRYNPRLLRGVEKENEQALADWATWAAKKHDAYGLGRTRAQVLSTVDRIVKASARGLTLGTAPDSFPLDDTQVPTLLFGGLSSDSDSARAELGDLVSTLAKAADNQSAPLSPELKKTLQEMLTDKNSQYGSAQTAILCGDGAAPRDPETYWRDIERSRAAHPLFGPLTNNIGPCAFWDRPREEPTRVQHDAPALIVAATGDTRTDYEGGRALHGMLPGSKLITLKGANQHGVYLEYGNACVDRQVNAYLATGELPAGDRTCLKTNG from the coding sequence GTGACCCTTCTCAGCCCCGTCGCCGCGCGCCGCGCCTCGGCCGCGGGCCTCGCCCTCACCGCCTGCCTCACCGCGGCCCCGGCGGCCTTCGCCTCCGCGCGCACGGCCCCCGTGGCGCAGCCCTCCGCGGCACCGCCCGAGGCCGGTCTCGACCGCTACTACCAGCAGCGTCTCGACTGGCGCAGCTGCATCAAGGGCCCCGACGACACCACCGGCCGTGACCTGGACAAGGCCGGGGCACAGTGCGCGGACGTGACCGTGCCGCTCGACTACGCCGACCCCCGCGGCCGTACGATCACCGTCGCGATATCCCGGCTCAAGGCCACCGACACCCGCCACCGCGTGGGCCCCCTGCTGATCAACTTCGGCGGTCCCGGCGGCCCCGCCCTCGGCGACCCGCCGGACATGCGCAAGGCCATGAAGGACGTCGGTGCGCGCTACGACATCATCGGCATGGATCCGCGCGCCGTCGGCCGCAGCACCCCGCTCGACTGCCACTGGCCCGTGGGCCACTCCATCTACTCGGCCGGCCTCGGCCGGGAAGGCTTCGACCGGCAGGTCGCCCTGCACAAGGACCTGGCCGCGAAGTGCCGCGCCACGAACGCCTCCATGCTCCCGCACATCAACACCCGCAACACGGCCCGCGACATGGACGTCATCAGGGGCGCGCTCGGCGAACGCAAGATCTCCTACCTGGGCTACTCGTACGGCACCTACCTGGGCACCGTCTACACCCAGCTGTTCCCCGGCCGCTACGACCGGATGGTCCTCGACGGGGCGATCGACCCGCGCCGCTACAACCCGCGGCTGCTGCGGGGCGTCGAGAAGGAGAACGAGCAGGCGCTCGCCGACTGGGCGACCTGGGCGGCGAAGAAGCACGACGCCTACGGCCTCGGCCGCACCCGCGCCCAGGTGCTCTCCACCGTCGACCGCATCGTCAAGGCGTCCGCGCGCGGGCTGACCCTCGGCACGGCCCCCGACTCCTTCCCGCTCGACGACACCCAGGTGCCGACCCTGCTCTTCGGCGGGCTCTCGTCGGACAGCGACAGCGCACGAGCGGAGCTCGGCGACCTGGTGTCCACCCTGGCCAAGGCGGCGGACAACCAGTCCGCGCCGCTCTCCCCCGAGCTCAAGAAGACGCTGCAGGAGATGCTGACCGACAAGAATTCGCAGTACGGCAGCGCGCAGACGGCCATCCTCTGCGGGGACGGGGCCGCCCCGCGCGACCCCGAGACCTACTGGCGCGACATCGAGCGCAGCCGCGCCGCCCACCCGCTGTTCGGCCCGCTCACGAACAACATCGGCCCGTGCGCCTTCTGGGACCGCCCGCGCGAGGAGCCCACACGGGTGCAGCACGACGCCCCGGCGCTGATCGTGGCCGCCACCGGCGACACGCGTACCGACTACGAGGGCGGGCGCGCGCTCCACGGCATGCTGCCCGGCTCCAAGCTCATCACGCTCAAGGGCGCCAACCAGCACGGGGTCTACCTCGAGTACGGCAACGCCTGCGTGGACCGGCAGGTCAACGCCTACCTGGCCACGGGCGAGCTCCCGGCGGGCGACCGGACGTGCCTCAAGACGAACGGCTGA
- a CDS encoding serine hydrolase domain-containing protein, with the protein MAAIALTGLATPSAAAAGTVPRPAPSPGCDTARSAVAASLDTLTHRHGIPGAAVEVDDGRCGKWNVARGVADLGSGRPMNAQDRLRIGSISKTFTATVVVQLAAEGRIGLDAPVERYLPGLIRGNGHDGRRITVRRLLQHTSGLPDHSEAIVDRPVEQWRYRHFEPRELIATALELPRPDKKWHYSTTNTLIAGLIVEKVTGRGVEAEVTRRILEPLGLRDTYWPGDETRIRGPHSRSYFTGPGAPDGTPSPRIDGTEWNVTFGGAGGALISTPSDVNRFYGALFGGKLLPARWLDEMKRTVPADPDRLWPGARYGLGLIASPLECGGWWWGHGGTVPGGHRALGAVGPGGRSVALVLNQVPGTDRAEEDFRAVVNTAFCADRSNPSGSVSSSRYAGTTGSVSPSGSAHTTSSVNTTGPTSHIKETP; encoded by the coding sequence GTGGCGGCGATCGCTCTGACGGGCCTCGCCACCCCCTCGGCCGCCGCGGCGGGGACCGTGCCCCGCCCCGCTCCCTCCCCCGGATGCGACACCGCACGCAGCGCGGTGGCCGCCTCCCTGGACACCCTCACGCACCGCCACGGCATTCCGGGCGCGGCCGTCGAAGTGGACGACGGCCGGTGCGGCAAGTGGAACGTCGCCCGCGGCGTGGCCGACCTCGGCTCCGGTCGGCCGATGAACGCGCAGGACCGGCTGCGGATCGGCAGCATCAGCAAGACCTTCACCGCCACGGTCGTCGTGCAGCTCGCCGCCGAGGGCCGGATCGGGCTGGACGCCCCGGTCGAGCGCTACCTGCCGGGGCTGATCCGGGGCAACGGCCACGACGGCCGCAGGATCACCGTGCGCCGGCTGCTCCAGCACACCAGCGGACTTCCCGACCACTCGGAAGCCATCGTGGACAGGCCCGTGGAGCAGTGGCGTTACCGTCACTTCGAACCCCGCGAACTGATCGCCACCGCGCTCGAGCTGCCCCGCCCGGACAAGAAGTGGCACTACTCGACCACCAACACCCTCATCGCCGGGCTCATCGTCGAGAAGGTCACCGGACGCGGCGTGGAGGCGGAGGTGACCCGCCGGATCCTCGAACCGCTCGGCCTGCGCGACACGTACTGGCCGGGCGACGAGACGCGCATCCGCGGCCCGCATTCGCGCAGTTACTTCACCGGCCCCGGCGCACCGGACGGCACGCCGTCGCCCCGGATCGACGGTACCGAGTGGAACGTGACCTTCGGCGGCGCGGGCGGCGCGCTGATCTCCACGCCCTCCGACGTCAACCGGTTCTACGGTGCGCTGTTCGGCGGCAAGCTGCTGCCCGCGCGGTGGCTCGACGAGATGAAGCGCACCGTGCCCGCCGACCCCGACCGGCTCTGGCCCGGCGCCCGCTACGGGCTGGGCCTGATCGCCTCGCCCCTGGAGTGCGGCGGCTGGTGGTGGGGGCACGGCGGAACGGTGCCCGGCGGCCACCGGGCGCTGGGCGCGGTCGGGCCCGGCGGCCGGAGCGTGGCCCTCGTTCTCAACCAGGTGCCCGGTACCGACCGGGCGGAGGAGGACTTCCGTGCCGTCGTGAACACCGCGTTCTGCGCCGACCGCAGCAATCCCTCGGGTTCCGTCAGCTCTTCGCGCTATGCCGGCACCACAGGTTCCGTCAGCCCCTCGGGCTCTGCCCACACCACAAGCTCCGTCAACACCACAGGTCCCACGAGCCACATCAAGGAGACCCCGTGA
- a CDS encoding carboxylesterase/lipase family protein, whose amino-acid sequence MPEQPSVRTTDGLLEGRWRQGHAVFRGVPYARPPVGALRFAAPAPPLPWEGTRQAAEFGPAAPQSGPVRANPGGGTDWLTLNVSTPDPGAAGLPVLVWIHGGAYVAGASSDPLYDPAALTGAGLVVVSINYRIGAEGFALLEGAPPNRGFLDQIAALQWVQRNIASFGGDPGRVTVAGQSAGAGSVAALLTMKPARGLFLRAVAHSVPGNYCTRALAGEVAAALADRLGTAPTAAALAEIEPGLLADELTSLSAGLPGLRARWGRLARTGVAMGPVVDGEVLPETPWPALTGGRASATELLVGHTRDEFRLFSIMSGRHGTFTDEDARTALDLFAPAPDGADAYRAALPRATAQELLESVYSDALFRMPSLQLAEANAAAGGTSFLFELQLSSPAFGGALGACHSLDVPLAFGTPDSPAGRGLLGDGSTPGAVAVSRELQQAWVRFVTTGDAGWPAYLPGQRLTRVLDAESKTVPYPEEASRRIWEGRAPAPFDLAQPAGSPWWSRPPTEYGGQPE is encoded by the coding sequence ATGCCCGAACAGCCCAGCGTGCGCACCACCGATGGTCTGCTGGAGGGCCGTTGGCGGCAGGGACACGCAGTGTTCCGCGGCGTCCCCTACGCCCGGCCGCCGGTGGGAGCGCTCCGGTTCGCCGCGCCCGCCCCTCCCCTGCCCTGGGAAGGGACCAGGCAGGCCGCGGAGTTCGGGCCCGCGGCACCGCAGTCCGGCCCTGTGCGTGCGAACCCGGGGGGAGGCACGGACTGGCTGACGCTCAACGTCAGCACTCCGGATCCGGGCGCGGCGGGTCTGCCGGTGCTGGTGTGGATCCACGGAGGTGCCTATGTCGCGGGGGCTTCCAGTGACCCGCTGTACGACCCGGCGGCGCTGACCGGGGCGGGGCTCGTCGTGGTGAGCATCAACTACCGGATCGGTGCCGAGGGTTTCGCCCTCCTCGAGGGCGCCCCGCCCAACCGCGGATTCCTCGACCAGATAGCGGCGTTGCAGTGGGTGCAGCGGAACATCGCGTCCTTCGGCGGGGACCCCGGCCGTGTCACCGTCGCCGGGCAGTCCGCCGGGGCGGGGTCGGTCGCCGCCCTGCTGACGATGAAGCCGGCCCGCGGCCTGTTCCTTCGGGCCGTCGCCCACTCGGTGCCGGGCAACTACTGCACCCGCGCCCTGGCCGGAGAGGTCGCTGCAGCGCTCGCGGACCGGCTCGGCACGGCGCCCACCGCCGCCGCCCTCGCCGAAATCGAACCCGGGCTCCTCGCCGACGAACTCACCTCCCTCAGCGCCGGCCTGCCCGGCCTCCGCGCGCGCTGGGGACGGCTCGCCCGGACGGGGGTCGCCATGGGCCCCGTCGTCGACGGAGAAGTCCTTCCCGAAACGCCCTGGCCCGCCCTCACCGGCGGCCGCGCGAGCGCGACCGAGCTCCTCGTAGGCCATACCCGCGACGAGTTCCGGCTGTTCAGCATCATGAGCGGGCGGCACGGCACCTTCACCGACGAGGACGCCCGTACGGCCCTGGACCTGTTCGCCCCGGCACCGGACGGCGCGGACGCCTACCGGGCCGCCCTCCCCCGGGCCACCGCGCAGGAGCTGCTGGAATCGGTCTACTCCGACGCCCTGTTCCGGATGCCCTCGCTGCAGCTGGCCGAGGCGAACGCGGCGGCCGGCGGCACCTCCTTCCTGTTCGAGCTGCAACTGTCCTCCCCTGCCTTCGGCGGGGCCCTGGGCGCCTGCCACAGCCTCGACGTCCCCTTGGCGTTCGGCACGCCGGACAGCCCCGCCGGCAGGGGACTCCTCGGCGACGGGTCCACCCCCGGAGCCGTCGCGGTATCGCGCGAACTCCAGCAGGCGTGGGTCCGCTTCGTCACCACCGGAGACGCAGGATGGCCCGCCTACCTCCCTGGTCAGCGGCTGACGCGCGTCCTGGACGCCGAATCGAAGACCGTGCCCTATCCGGAAGAGGCCTCCCGCCGGATCTGGGAGGGCCGTGCCCCGGCCCCCTTCGACCTCGCCCAGCCCGCCGGAAGCCCGTGGTGGAGCAGACCCCCGACGGAATACGGGGGCCAGCCGGAGTGA
- a CDS encoding DUF1380 domain-containing protein, protein MSPQEERAALTPRTSLYAYALRLRDAEPDDRPPRRGYRLPDPDTAPDTAPASPSAAPAATPQPGNLGWAEARAAATDAIAPLLSDPDTLRAADEVHRRLRALGTRVSPLRDALAELPLKDEAAARALGRRLVRTGTSAPAVSVGLGLLARLGEPEDIPCLTVLGLFRTFTRPVVAALTAIDCPTGALVWLSRYTEGRELRHLVDALLARDDRAARDGLLTVPLDPRAVGSETARRIAEAVMLDDIIGDDPVDAPTLAQAGRLLVRMARADDYQYEVLAYDRAVAAYEAFVTRASRLPPGLDHYAILLSVALDLHSGPSVLLDWRTGQREALLETLESVLTSPAWTAVPAGEPTDPGERRRLHWMRRAARQPFTRPAAPGRLRVEVVVRDPAVPESVETRLLIDGRPLVPEAFGRGPAHSPEYLLDTGRLRAAAEPREVQLAEAYCTEGCCGALHVTICRDGDQVVWRDWRRPHTLPTRQPAPELPEYRFDAAAYDAEIARAETDRSWAWPARNAARLIAAGLRDRPGILARWDARLDWAGTDFGEPDTIAVSFTFRPGTAAGRQDKDGHYLQFIWDLQDDGTPPEEQAAAALHRLSTEDPKGYAEVRGGSRESAEALGYPWP, encoded by the coding sequence GTGAGCCCGCAGGAAGAGCGCGCCGCGCTCACCCCTCGGACCTCCCTGTACGCCTACGCCCTGCGCCTGCGGGACGCAGAGCCCGACGACCGCCCTCCCCGGCGCGGCTACCGCCTGCCGGACCCGGATACGGCCCCGGATACGGCCCCGGCTTCGCCCTCGGCAGCACCGGCTGCGACCCCGCAGCCCGGCAACCTCGGCTGGGCTGAAGCCCGAGCCGCCGCAACGGACGCCATCGCCCCGCTGCTGAGCGACCCCGACACCCTCCGGGCCGCCGACGAAGTGCACCGTCGCCTCCGCGCACTCGGCACACGGGTCTCCCCCCTCCGGGACGCCCTCGCCGAGCTGCCCCTGAAGGACGAAGCGGCAGCCCGCGCCCTCGGCCGCCGCCTGGTCCGTACGGGCACGAGCGCACCGGCCGTGAGCGTCGGTCTCGGCCTCCTGGCGCGCCTCGGCGAGCCGGAGGACATCCCCTGCCTCACGGTCCTCGGCCTTTTCCGGACGTTCACCCGCCCGGTCGTCGCGGCCCTCACCGCCATCGACTGCCCGACCGGCGCCCTCGTGTGGCTGAGCCGTTACACCGAGGGCCGGGAGCTGCGCCACCTGGTCGACGCCCTGCTCGCCCGCGACGACCGGGCGGCCCGCGACGGGCTGCTGACCGTCCCCCTCGACCCCCGTGCCGTGGGGTCCGAAACCGCCCGCAGAATCGCGGAGGCCGTCATGCTCGACGACATCATCGGCGACGATCCCGTCGACGCCCCCACCCTGGCCCAGGCAGGACGCCTCCTGGTCAGGATGGCGCGGGCGGACGACTACCAGTACGAGGTCCTCGCCTACGACCGGGCCGTCGCCGCGTACGAGGCCTTCGTCACCCGCGCCTCCCGGCTGCCTCCCGGCCTCGACCACTACGCGATCCTGCTCTCCGTCGCCCTCGATCTGCACAGCGGGCCGAGCGTTCTCCTCGACTGGCGGACCGGACAGCGCGAAGCGCTCCTGGAGACTCTGGAGTCCGTACTGACTTCACCTGCCTGGACCGCCGTACCGGCCGGCGAACCCACCGACCCCGGCGAGCGCCGCCGGCTCCACTGGATGCGCCGCGCCGCACGGCAGCCCTTCACCCGCCCGGCGGCTCCGGGCCGGCTCCGCGTCGAAGTCGTCGTACGCGACCCGGCGGTCCCGGAATCCGTCGAGACGCGGCTCCTGATCGACGGCCGCCCCCTGGTGCCCGAGGCCTTCGGCCGGGGCCCCGCCCACTCCCCCGAGTACCTGCTCGACACCGGCCGCCTACGGGCCGCGGCCGAACCCCGGGAAGTGCAGCTCGCCGAGGCGTACTGCACCGAGGGCTGCTGCGGCGCGCTCCACGTCACCATCTGCCGCGACGGGGACCAGGTGGTGTGGCGCGACTGGCGCCGCCCGCACACCCTGCCGACCCGGCAGCCCGCACCCGAGCTCCCCGAGTACCGCTTCGACGCCGCCGCCTACGACGCCGAGATCGCGCGTGCGGAGACCGACCGCTCCTGGGCCTGGCCGGCCCGGAACGCCGCGCGGCTCATTGCTGCAGGACTACGTGACCGGCCCGGCATCCTCGCCCGGTGGGACGCCCGCCTGGACTGGGCCGGCACCGACTTCGGCGAGCCCGACACGATCGCCGTGTCCTTCACGTTCCGGCCGGGGACCGCCGCCGGGCGCCAGGACAAGGACGGCCATTACCTGCAGTTCATCTGGGACCTCCAGGACGACGGCACACCGCCGGAGGAGCAGGCCGCCGCGGCGCTGCACCGTCTCTCGACGGAGGACCCGAAGGGCTACGCGGAGGTCAGGGGCGGCAGCCGCGAGTCCGCCGAGGCGCTCGGCTACCCGTGGCCCTGA
- a CDS encoding macro domain-containing protein has protein sequence MASEIVYEHGDATAPRGSGPRIIAHVCNDSGGWGKGFVLALSRRWSAPEAAFRRWYRDRQRNDFGLGAVQYVEVEPGLWVANMVGQHGICTAAERAAGVGVPVRYEAIDTALASLGDKALALGASVHMPRIGCGLAGGRWDTVEPLVTRRLTGRGVPVTVYDPA, from the coding sequence ATGGCTTCAGAGATCGTCTACGAGCACGGGGACGCGACGGCCCCCAGGGGCTCCGGCCCGCGCATCATCGCTCACGTCTGCAATGACTCCGGCGGGTGGGGGAAGGGCTTCGTCCTGGCCCTCTCCCGGCGGTGGAGCGCTCCCGAGGCCGCCTTCCGCCGGTGGTACAGGGACCGGCAGCGCAACGACTTCGGCCTCGGGGCCGTGCAGTACGTCGAGGTCGAGCCGGGTCTGTGGGTGGCCAACATGGTGGGTCAGCACGGCATATGTACCGCCGCGGAGCGCGCGGCCGGCGTCGGCGTCCCGGTGCGCTACGAAGCGATCGACACCGCCCTGGCCTCCCTGGGGGACAAAGCCCTCGCCCTCGGGGCCTCGGTGCACATGCCCCGGATCGGCTGCGGCCTGGCCGGTGGCCGGTGGGACACCGTGGAGCCGCTCGTCACGCGCAGGCTGACCGGCCGCGGGGTGCCGGTCACCGTCTACGACCCGGCCTGA
- a CDS encoding sedoheptulose 7-phosphate cyclase, with protein sequence MVFASRSQTWQVRSQQTIAYEIVETRGLLDPRNDGLLAVPGGGRAAGTRLVVLDHSIDALYGTRIRDYFAHHGAEVEYLTIQGAEENKNIEQVMQVADKLNEVGTHRLSSPPLVIGGGVVADVVGLAASLYRRGIPYVRVPTTLLAQVDVSVAAKTGINYGGYRNRLGSYSPPPRTLIDREFLATVPERELRNGMGEIFKMALIKDRRLFELLETYGAALISARFQDPAAGDDGVEGVAGEIADEVIGRAIAGMAEELEPNLWEKNLERSVDYGHSFSPLVEMRAIPELLHGEAVAMDCVFSAVIAANRELIPAADLQRVVAAARRLGLAPSHPLFCDTDLVLEALEDTVRHRDGRQNLPMLTGIGQVRFLNDVTEVEIKQACEAMADLLDAVPASSTSPASPAAEGRR encoded by the coding sequence ATGGTTTTCGCTTCCCGCAGTCAGACCTGGCAGGTACGGAGTCAGCAGACGATCGCCTACGAGATCGTCGAGACGCGGGGGCTCCTGGACCCGCGCAACGACGGCCTCTTAGCGGTCCCGGGCGGCGGCCGCGCGGCCGGCACCCGCCTGGTGGTCCTCGACCACAGCATCGACGCCCTGTACGGCACCCGCATCCGCGACTACTTCGCGCACCACGGCGCCGAGGTCGAGTACCTGACGATCCAGGGCGCGGAGGAGAACAAGAACATCGAGCAGGTGATGCAGGTCGCCGACAAGCTCAACGAGGTCGGCACGCACCGCCTGAGCAGCCCGCCCCTGGTCATCGGCGGCGGCGTGGTGGCCGACGTCGTGGGTCTGGCGGCGAGCCTGTACCGGCGCGGCATACCGTACGTCCGCGTCCCCACCACCCTCCTGGCCCAGGTCGACGTGAGCGTCGCGGCCAAGACCGGTATCAACTACGGCGGTTACCGCAACCGCCTGGGCAGCTACAGCCCGCCTCCCCGCACGCTCATCGACCGCGAGTTCCTCGCCACGGTCCCCGAGCGGGAGCTGAGGAACGGCATGGGCGAGATCTTCAAGATGGCCCTCATCAAGGACCGCCGCCTCTTCGAGCTCCTGGAGACGTACGGCGCAGCGCTGATCAGCGCGCGCTTCCAGGACCCGGCCGCCGGTGACGACGGCGTGGAGGGCGTGGCCGGCGAGATCGCCGACGAGGTGATCGGGCGCGCGATCGCGGGCATGGCCGAGGAACTGGAGCCCAACCTCTGGGAGAAGAACCTCGAGCGGTCGGTCGACTACGGGCACTCCTTCTCGCCCCTGGTGGAGATGCGCGCCATCCCCGAACTCCTCCACGGTGAAGCCGTGGCCATGGACTGTGTGTTCTCCGCGGTGATCGCCGCGAACCGCGAGCTGATCCCCGCCGCGGACCTCCAGCGCGTCGTCGCCGCCGCGCGCCGCCTCGGCCTGGCCCCCTCCCACCCCCTCTTCTGCGACACGGACCTGGTCCTCGAAGCCCTGGAGGACACCGTCCGTCACCGCGACGGCCGGCAGAACCTCCCCATGCTGACCGGCATCGGCCAGGTCCGTTTCCTCAACGACGTGACCGAGGTGGAGATCAAGCAGGCCTGCGAGGCCATGGCGGACCTGCTGGACGCAGTTCCTGCCTCCTCTACCTCCCCTGCCTCCCCCGCCGCCGAGGGCCGCCGGTGA
- a CDS encoding SDR family NAD(P)-dependent oxidoreductase — MSGDRVVLVTGASAGIGRESAAAFAEAGMTVVLAARNEERGHRAAEEIRAGGGDAQFFRCDITEPDDVRALFARITATYGRLDHAFNNAGVPGDGRLVDVSEEDFDRAFSVNTRGLWLCLREELRLMAEQGHGSIVNNTSVHGLRTVFPGIGAYVASKHAAVALTRVAALEHARDGVRVNALAPGPIETEMLAASEAAVGGATTWRGLIPSGEIGTPRQVADVAMWLFSPASSYVNGQTIGVDGGFLAV, encoded by the coding sequence GTGAGCGGCGACCGGGTCGTCCTCGTCACAGGAGCCAGCGCCGGCATCGGCCGCGAATCCGCCGCGGCGTTCGCGGAAGCGGGTATGACCGTGGTCCTCGCCGCCCGCAACGAAGAGCGCGGCCACCGGGCCGCCGAAGAGATCCGCGCCGGGGGAGGCGACGCGCAGTTCTTCCGCTGCGACATCACCGAACCCGACGACGTACGCGCGCTGTTCGCCCGCATCACCGCCACCTACGGGCGCCTTGACCACGCGTTCAACAACGCCGGCGTGCCCGGCGACGGCCGCCTCGTCGACGTGTCGGAGGAGGACTTCGACCGCGCGTTCTCCGTCAACACCCGGGGACTGTGGCTCTGCCTGCGCGAAGAACTGCGGCTGATGGCGGAGCAGGGTCACGGAAGCATCGTGAACAACACCTCGGTCCACGGGCTGCGGACCGTGTTCCCCGGCATCGGGGCGTACGTGGCGTCCAAGCATGCCGCCGTGGCCCTGACGCGCGTCGCGGCGCTGGAACACGCCCGCGACGGCGTACGGGTCAACGCGCTGGCGCCGGGCCCCATCGAGACCGAGATGCTCGCCGCGTCCGAGGCGGCCGTGGGCGGGGCGACCACCTGGCGGGGCCTGATCCCGTCGGGCGAGATCGGCACCCCGCGGCAGGTCGCCGACGTGGCGATGTGGCTGTTCTCGCCGGCGTCCTCCTACGTCAACGGTCAGACCATCGGCGTCGACGGCGGCTTCCTGGCGGTCTGA